The Antedon mediterranea chromosome 7, ecAntMedi1.1, whole genome shotgun sequence genome has a segment encoding these proteins:
- the LOC140054023 gene encoding uncharacterized protein, protein MDEQQDEVGDGPQLDVMDIINADAAQANANRTPISDTRARPTVGTEHESDPSVVTDIGGTRPRSSTFNSDSNCSINSIGSDHSTNSHVRLRFGRQRSHTGDRIDEDGFVIIEAENEIEAQKMKQNHMFGFKKWKSHLTARPLEERSEVVQKLYESPNIIKPFVSTLSFGNVLYVILFGWWISLVYTLVAMLMFLTIIGKDYGHFCLKLAWYMLWPFGRFVQKKCEQELQGLESQDNVESEVLEDENIPIAITRGMSNTTESSYCKPSFFVWAVFGLPLMSLVHTITILVSGFFVIFIPVSKMNVIMLKHVLLLPPNKLSIKSSNYWMRSHSKPREVIMCSYQAVNVYYYKFTIDGINIVIVNMLPIVLAAIVLGYFDPHNYYITPIMEFILSLISIFPMSYLIGMAITSISAQSSHAVGAVLNATFGSIVEITLYISTLLKAHQTSDDVDICYVDLVRSALTGTLLATMLLIPGISMVVGGVMHSEQRFNMHSAGVGSSLLFISVAGAFTPTIFTKTFAVIDCSRCNISYSTHNDGDDIQCSDCFFSVHGSNHSDTFKDDKLTPLVYTCTVLLPLAYFIGLVYTLKTHTFIFESPHGETKGSGHHKPIVLWGRLKSCIILLIAVTCMSLCADLVADNIDPLLRSTGLSELFLGGTILALAPSLPEILNGVQFARQNNINMSIEIGSSVAVQVCLLQIPILVLSNSIKDMSFLLVFNDIHLWSVVLSVVIMNYTFIDGKSDYFQGSVLLIVYAILISMFYFAPPTTVCL, encoded by the exons ATGGACGAACAACAAGATGAAGTTGGAGATGGACCTCAGCTCGACGTGATGGACATAATTAACGCCGACGCTGCTCAGGCCAACGCCAACAGAACACCTATCAGTGACACTAGAGCTAGGCCTACGGTCGGTACAGAACATGAGTCAGATCCTTCAGTAGTGACCGATATTGGAGGTACCAGGCCTAGGAGTTCTACATTTAACTCAG ACTCGAATTGTTCAATTAACAGTATAGGAAGTGATCATTCAACAAACAGTCATGTAAGACTACGATTTGGTAGACAACGCTCGCACACTGGCGACAGGATTGATGAAGATGGATTTGTCATCATTGAAGCCGAAAATGAGATTGAAGCgcaaaaaatgaaacaaaaccaCATG tTCGGTTTCAAGAAATGGAAATCACATTTGACAGCAAGACCACTAGAAGAAAGATCAGAGGTTGTTCAGAAATTGTATGAGAGCCCAAATATAATAAAACCATTTGTTA GTACTCTGAGTTTTGGTAAcgtactgtatgttatattgTTTGGCTGGTGGATATCGTTGGTCTATACCCTAGTTGCGATGCTCATGTTTCTGACTATCATTGGAAAAGACTACG gacATTTTTGTTTGAAGTTGGCTTGGTATATGCTGTGGCCGTTTGGAAGATTTGTTCAAAAG AAATGTGAGCAAGAGCTGCAAGGATTAGAATCACAGGATAATGTAGAAAGTGAAGTGCTTGAAGATGAGAACATTCCAATTGCCATCACCAGAGGAATGTCAAATACAACAGAATCATCTTATTGC aaACCATCGTTCTTTGTGTGGGCTGTGTTTGGACTACCACTTATGTCACTAGTTCATACAATTACTATTCTTGTCTCTGGattttttgtaatattcataCCTGTATCAAAA ATGAACGTGATAATGTTAAAGCATGTTTTATTACTACCCCCGAATAAACTAAGCATCAAGTCATCAAATTAT TGGATGCGATCTCATTCCAAGCCAAGAGAGGTTATTATGTGTTCATACCAGGCTGTAAATGTTTACTACTATAAGTTTACAATTGATGGTATCAACATTGTCATAGTCA ACATGTTACCAATAGTATTGGCAGCCATTGTTTTAGGTTATTTTGATCCtcacaattattatattacgcCAATCATG GAATTTATATTGTCTTTGATTAGTATCTTTCCAATGTCATACCTCATAGGGATGGCCATCACAAG CATATCAGCTCAAAGTAGCCATGCAGTAGGAGCCGTTTTAAATGCTACTTTTGGTTCAATAGTTGAAATAACCCTGTACATATCAACACTGTTAAAAGCCCATCAGACCAGCGATGACGTAGACATATGTTATGTGGATTTGGTGAGGTCTGCTCTGACAGGGACACTGCTAGCAACTATGTTGTTGATTCCT GGAATATCAATGGTTGTAGGTGGAGTAATGCACAGTGAGCAGAGGTTCAACATGCACTCAGCAGGTGTGGGATCTTCTCTCCTGTTCATCTCAGTAGCTGGGGCATTTACTCCAACTATCTTCACAAAAACATTTGCAGTCATTGACTGTTCT CGATGTAATATTTCCTATTCAACAcataatgatggtgatgacaTCCAATGTTCTGATTGTTTCTTCTCTGTG CATGGATCAAATCACAGTGATACATTTAAAGATGACAAACTGACGCCACTTGTCTATACCTGCACTGTTTTGTTACCCTTAGCCTACTTCATTGGATTGGTTTATACGCTAAAAACACACACTTTCATTTTTGAATCGCCTCATGGTGAGACAAAGG GGTCTGGTCACCACAAGCCCATTGTATTATGGGGTAGGTTAAAAAGTTGTATAATACTATTAATAGCTGTCACCTGTATGTCGTTATGTGCTGACTTAGTGGCTGATAACATCGACCCTCTACTCCGCTCTACAGGATTGTCGGAG CTTTTTCTGGGCGGAACTATTCTCGCTCTTGCCCCAAGTTTACCTGAAATACTCAACGGTGTTCAGTTTGCTcgtcaaaataatattaatatgag CATTGAGATTGGTAGTTCAGTTGCTGTCCAAGTGTGTCTTCTTCAGATACCCATTCTGGTCCTTTCAAATAGTATA AAAGACATGagttttttacttgtttttaatgACATTCATCTATGGTCCGTGGTATTAAGTGTAGTTATCATGAATTACACTTTTATTGATGGCAAGTCAGATTATTTCCAAg GATCTGTTCTGCTGATAGTGTACGCAATTCTTATATCCATGTTTTACTTCGCACCGCCAACTACAGTGTGTTTATAA